Within Nosocomiicoccus ampullae, the genomic segment GTGAAATTCCGATTTCGTTACTACTTTCAAAGCAAGGGAAACGAGCAAAAATCAATCATGTTGAAATGGCGAAACTTTCTCAATATGTTGGCGCGCTAAACTGTGTCTTATTCGCACCAGAAGATTTAGAAATTGTAAAAGGCGCACCAGAAATTCGACGTAATTTCATCGATGTCGAATGTGGACAAATTTCTAAAGTGTATTTACAAAGCTTATCCGACTATAAGCGTGTGTTAAAACAAAAAAATCAGTATTTAAAAGAACCTACTGTCGACAAAATGATGGTAGAAATTTTTAATGAGCAGCTCGTTGAAACTGCACTTGAAATTATTAATAAACGAGAAGCTTTTGTCGATGCTTTAAATAATTATGCAAATAAAATACATCGAGATATATCGAACAATAAAGAAGAATTAAAAGTCGAATATCGTCCAAATATTAAATGTTTGGAATTAGACAAAGAAAATAGACAAGCATATTTAAAAAAAGAATATGCTTCAGTTATCGATAACGAGATTGAAAGAAGACAATGTATGATCGGCCCACATCGTGATGATTTAAAGTTTTATATTAACGATATGGACGTTCAAACATATGGTTCTCAAGGACAACAGCGCTCAACAGCACTATCTTTAAAACTTGCAGAACTAGATGTCATATCAAACGAAATCGGCGAATATCCGATTTTACTTTTAGATGATGTTTTAAGTGAACTTGACGAACATAGACAAGCACATTTACTTACATCAATTCGTAATCGTGTACAGACATTTGTAACGACAACTTCAATTAGCGATATCAACCATCAAATTATGGATGAAATGAATCTTTATACGATTGAAGACGGTACAGTTAAAAATTAGTGGAAGGTGACAAAATGGCAGAACAAAGACAAGAATATGATGCGACCCAAATACAAGTGTTAGAAGGCCTTGAAGCAGTTAGGAAACGTCCAGGTATGTATATTGGTTCGACATCTTCACGAGGGCTACATCACCTAGTATGGGAAATCGTTGATAACTCAATTGACGAAGCACTCGCAGGATACGCATCAACAGTAGATATTATTTTAGAAAAAGATGGATGGGTTAAAGTCATCGATGATGGTCGTGGAATTCCAGTAGATATTCAAGAATCAATGGGTCGTCCAGCAGTAGAAGTTATTTTAACCGTTCTTCATGCAGGTGGTAAATTTGGCGGTGGCGGTTATAAAGTATCTGGTGGACTTCACGGGGTTGGATCTTCAGTTGTTAACGCACTGTCAGAGTCGTTAGAAGTCTATGTTCATAGAGATAACAAAGTTCACTTCCAAAGTTACACAAGAGGTATTCCAGACGCTGATTTAGAAGTGATTGATGACACAGACAAAACAGGAACGATTATTCGTTTTAAAGCAGACCCTGAAATATTTACAGAAACTCAAGAGTATGAAATTGAGATTTTAGAAAAACGTGTTAAAGAGCTTGCATTCTTAAATAAAGGTCTTACACTACGCTTAAAAGATGAGCGTACAGAAGATGGAGAGACTTATGAATATCATTATGACGGTGGTTTAAAATCATACGTTGAAGAATTAAATAAAAGTAAAGAAGTACTCACTGAAGAAGTGATTTATTTAGACAGTTCACGTGAAGACGTCGAAGTAGAAATCGCGATGCAGTATCATAAAGGTTTTTCATCGAACGTATTAACATATGCAAATAACATCCATACGTACGAAGGTGGAACGCATGAAGAAGGATTTCGCCGTGCGTTAACAAGAGTAATTAATAACTATGGATTTAACCAAAATATATTAAAAGAAAACGATGAACGTCTTTCAGGTGAAGATGTAAGAGAAGGTCTTACAACAATCGTTTCTATTAAACATACAGATCCACAGTTTGAGGGACAAACGAAAACTAAACTTGGTAACTCTGAAGTGCGTTCAATTACTGATCAATTATTCTCTGAAGGATTTGAACGCTACTTAATGGAGAATCCTCAAGAAGCGAGAATGATCGTAGAAAAAGGGATTACTGCACAGCACGCACGACTTGCTGCGCGTAAAGC encodes:
- the gyrB gene encoding DNA topoisomerase (ATP-hydrolyzing) subunit B is translated as MAEQRQEYDATQIQVLEGLEAVRKRPGMYIGSTSSRGLHHLVWEIVDNSIDEALAGYASTVDIILEKDGWVKVIDDGRGIPVDIQESMGRPAVEVILTVLHAGGKFGGGGYKVSGGLHGVGSSVVNALSESLEVYVHRDNKVHFQSYTRGIPDADLEVIDDTDKTGTIIRFKADPEIFTETQEYEIEILEKRVKELAFLNKGLTLRLKDERTEDGETYEYHYDGGLKSYVEELNKSKEVLTEEVIYLDSSREDVEVEIAMQYHKGFSSNVLTYANNIHTYEGGTHEEGFRRALTRVINNYGFNQNILKENDERLSGEDVREGLTTIVSIKHTDPQFEGQTKTKLGNSEVRSITDQLFSEGFERYLMENPQEARMIVEKGITAQHARLAARKAREMTRRKSALEVSSLPGKLADCSSKDPSISELFIVEGDSAGGSAKSGRNSTTQAILPLRGKILNVEKARLDRILENNEIRTIITALGTGIGEEFDLEKARYHKVVIMTDADVDGAHIRTLLLTFFYRFMRPLIEAGYIYIAQPPLYKVEQGRKKHYVYDDEALDELRRTLPETPKVSISRYKGLGEMNADQLWETTMDQENRTLLQVQLTDAIEADQIFEMLMGDIVESRREFIEENAKYVENLDV
- the recF gene encoding DNA replication/repair protein RecF (All proteins in this family for which functions are known are DNA-binding proteins that assist the filamentation of RecA onto DNA for the initiation of recombination or recombinational repair.), whose amino-acid sequence is MRLSSIKLENFRNYESLSLDFHDKLNVFIGQNAQGKTNLLESIYCLATTKSHRTTRDKEMIRMGHDESLISGRVQNRFSEIPISLLLSKQGKRAKINHVEMAKLSQYVGALNCVLFAPEDLEIVKGAPEIRRNFIDVECGQISKVYLQSLSDYKRVLKQKNQYLKEPTVDKMMVEIFNEQLVETALEIINKREAFVDALNNYANKIHRDISNNKEELKVEYRPNIKCLELDKENRQAYLKKEYASVIDNEIERRQCMIGPHRDDLKFYINDMDVQTYGSQGQQRSTALSLKLAELDVISNEIGEYPILLLDDVLSELDEHRQAHLLTSIRNRVQTFVTTTSISDINHQIMDEMNLYTIEDGTVKN